Sequence from the Pongo pygmaeus isolate AG05252 chromosome 23, NHGRI_mPonPyg2-v2.0_pri, whole genome shotgun sequence genome:
TACTTTGAATTTCATATTAAAGATGAAGAACCAGGACAGGCgcgatgactcacgcctgtaatcccagcaatttgggaggctgaggcaggcggatcacttgaggtcaggagttcgagaccagcctagccaacatggtgagaccacatccatacaaaaaatacaaaaattagccaggcgtggtggtacgtgcctgtaatgtcagctactcaggaggctggggcaagagaattgcttgaatctgggaggcggagtttgcagtgagccaaaatcaggccactgtactccagcctgggcaacatgcgagacactgtctcaaaaaaaaaaaaaaaaaaaagaagataaggaACCAGCGGTCTGAGACGGACAAAGTGGCATGCACAAGGCTACACAATTAGCAAGTAGGGGCCAGGATTTGGGAACAGCCCGTTGCTGGCAGAGCTGGCCATCAGTCCACCATGCTGTGCTGCCTCTTGGAGTAAGAAAGCCAAACTGAATTGTCTCCAAGATCTTTATTATGGGCCTGTGATTCTGTGAGTTCCCTGCTGCCCCAGGCCTTCAGGGCTCAATGACTTCATGGGGAAGTCATTTCAGGTTGTGCTGGTCCTCCAACTGTCCCCATTTCAAGTAGGTAACAGCCCCGTAGGCAGcactgcctccctccctcagACACAACCTCATTCCTCCTGAAGGAAGAGGTCTAGTGAGGACAGTGACATGCCCTTTTTATTCTCCCCCCACTGCACCGCCCCCCCCACCCCGACATGCCTAttttatggaaaagaaaactgaaactcaggTCCAACAACTTGCCCAGGTTTCCCTAGCTACTGCGGAAGAGCTAGGATTTGAGGCTGGGTCTGGTAACTCCAGATCTTGTACTCTAAGTAACTGCAAGCTGGCCAGATTCAACAGGACAGCCCTCCTCCTTCTCTAAGCTCCCTCCCGGCTCCTGCAATCCCATCTGCCTTCCCCCTTGCTCCCTCCCTTTTCTTGCCTTTCACTCAGCTGTCATTTAACGTTAGCTGTCAGCTGATTTcaggtgttcccctccctggggTGGAAGGGGAGAGGACAAAAGATCTTGGCCACTCACAAAGGGGGCTCTGGTGATGGGAGTTTTGTAATACGCAGAAGGTGTAACCGAATTCAATTCAGCATTCATGGAGCAGCGCCTGGATCCAGGACACTCAGCCAGGCATCCCAGGGGCTCAGATGGTGAACGAAACACAGGCCCCATCCTCCAGTGCTTACAGTCTATTATAAAGGAAATGGCTGCTTCCTAAGGAAGTGGGAAGCAGAAGAGGTAAATAACAAAGAGTGTGAACCTTATAGTCagaaagacctgggttcaaatcctaattCTTCATCTAATAGTAGCATGACTTTGGGTAAGAGGATGCCTTCCTGAGCTttaatttttccatctgtttaaTGGGTGTAAGAAGAATAGCTCCcatattaaatgagatattataCTGCATTAAATGACATAACATAGTGCTTGATGCCCAGTAGCAAGCCACAGACATTCCTACCAACGTCACTCTAGGCAGACAGTGGATACCAGACTCACAGTGGGAGTAGGTGGAAGGCGAGAGTACTTGTTGGAGAAACTGGGAAGGCTCTTTAGAGGAGGTAAGATTTCAGCTGGGTATTAAAGGAATGTAAGAAGCAGAGAATGGGGTGGAGGGATGGGAAAGGACATTCTGGAAACTCATGGGCAGAATCTGGAAACCTGGTGGGCCTAATGTGTCCAGGGAGTAGGTGATGACCTTGAGAAGATGGGCCACGGGCAGGTTATAAAGGGCCAGGTAGAGGAGTTTATATCTTTAACAAGGGAATGGGTCCTACCCACGACCCCAGGGGCAGCTCAGTGCTGTCTCTGCAGAGGCCAGCCAGTCTCCTACAGGAGTTGGCCTTCTCATGTGGCTGTGGTCCTCTCAGATCCCTTTATCTCCTGAGTCAGGGCCAGCCTGCCACCATTATCTACAAGAAGACAGAAGGCTATAACAATCTGCTTGCCTCCTACTAACATACTGGGGAGGAAAAGATGTTTTTTAGCATAGTTGCCTGGCAGAGAACCATGGTGAAAATTCAGCGACCCTCTCCCTTGCTTCTCAGGGTGCAGTTTCAGCAGCAGCTGATGACAGTTATGCTCATAGCTCAACAGCTACAAGAATGTTCTCAGACTCTCTGAAGGTCAGGGGCAGTGGTGGGAAGACTGGTGAAGGTGGAGCAGAGCCCCTGCTCTCTGTGCTGTGGCTGGGCAAGACACTTAACCTcactgggactcagtttcctcatctgtaaaatcaaaacaataatacTGACCTTGCCTTAACCAAGAGAGAGCATAGTAGCAAACTGCTGGCCCACGGCCTGCTATGAAGCAGGAGTTCATTACCTTCTTCGCTCCAGGTCTTGACATGGTCCAAAGACTTGTCTTTTGAAGCAACCCTGTTGTATCCTCTTGAGTTGTCATGACATTGTCTGCTGGTCTTCCAGTGGCTAAATATCCTAGACTttcaaagctgaaaaaaaaaaggtactttgCCATTCATCATTGCAgcctcccatttcacagataagaaatcCAAGGCTTGGGGTGAAGGAACAGCCTTCTCCAGCTTTCCCGGACCATGCATGAcagcccctcccaccccagcccacccAGTGGGAACCATGCAAAAGCTTGAGGCAGTTATTCAGATGGTTCAAGCCAAAAGATCTAGAAAATTCTTGCTAAGAAACACAAGCTCCCAGACCATCTGCAGAACTGAAACAAAAGCCTTTTTCGCCCTCATTTTAACTGCAACTCAATAGGTGTTGGCTTTGAGCTCTCCCCCACAGCTGAGCTCCTCTGAACAAGCTGGAGTGGGGCGGGTGCCGGGACTGGGGCTCTGAGCTCCACCAGCTCATAGAACCAGCTCACAGATTGCAGCTAAGAGGACATTTTTGCACTTCTTAATGCCAAAAGCTGCCTTGGGTGCTGGTTTGCTTCCAAGGCGCGCTTTGAAAGAGGGGTAGAAGGCTCTAGATGATCCTGAAATCTCTGCGCTCAAGATGCTCTTAGTTAAGACACGGGGTGAGATTTGGTGTCAGCAAAAGGATACTGGGGTCAAAGTAGACAGTGCAAAGTTGAGGTGAGTGGGGAAGGCTTCGGATGATTGCAAGAATCTGACtcttctaggcctcagtttcctcatacatATAGTGGGGCTAACAGCCTCCTTCCAAGTGAGGATGTGGGGAGATAATATGAGAGTAAAGTGTTCATCCTCAAATCAGGCAGAGGGTAAGTGATTAAAAAACAAGAGTcgagtcgggcgtggtggctcacgcctgtaatcccagcactttgggaggctgaggcgggcggatcacctgaggtcaggagtttgagaccagcctcaacatggagaaaccccgtctctactaaaaatacaaaattagccgagcatggtggtgcatgcctgtaatctcagctaccctggaggctgaggcaggagaattgcttgaaccagggaggcggaggttgcggggagccgagatcgcgccattgcactccagcccgggcaacaagagcaaaactccgtcttaaaaacaaaacaaaacaaaaaaacccaaaacaaacaaacaaaaaaaacgagCCGCTGTCGATGTTATTGCTGGTGGTTTTATTATCATTGGCTGGGTCGGCAAGGTCACCTTGGCTGCAGGTGGCCTACAGTGGGAGAAAAAGTTAAAATCCTATCTGGGtaacattattaataatttgtGGACAGGCAGCTGCTCCAGCTCAAGATGGTAACCATGCCAACATTGCAACGCCATCTCTCCAGAACAACATCATGTCTCCTTTGTAATATGTCCCTTGGTGTCCAGACTTCTCAGCAGCTCAGAGTGAGTGTCTCAGAGTATCCATgagtggaaaaacaaaaaacaaaaaaacaaaaaaaaccaggatGTGCCTTTTCTGGGTCATCTATTCACTGGGCTCTGGTGGAGGGTTCTGGCAATGCTTTAGAAATGCGGCCCCACGTGAGGAGGAGTCGTGACCACTAGCTCAGGGTGGGATGCAagtgacacatttttttttttttttgagccttgttgtccaggttgcagtgcaatggtgtgatctctgctcactgcaacctccgcctccaggattcaagcgattctcctgcctcagcctcctgagtagctgggattacaggtgcccgccaccatgcccagctaatttttgtatttttagtagagacggggtttcaccatgttggtcaggctggtctcaaactcctgacctcaggtgatccacccaccttggcctccctaagtgccgggattacaggcatgagccaacatgcctggccttttttttttttgagagggagcctcactctgacgcccaggctggatggagtgcaatggtgcgatctcagctcactgcaacctctgcctcccgcgtttaagcaattctgctgtctcagcctcctgagtagctgggattacaggcgcacaccaacacaccccgctaatttttgtatttttaatagagacagggttttgccaagttggccaaggtggtctcgaactcctgacctcaggtgatccgcccgccttggcctcccaaagggttgggattacaggcatgagccaccacggctggccagtttttcttttttaaaaatatttttcgtagtcccaactactcgggaggccaaggcaggagaattgcttgatgaacctgggaggcagaggtggcagtgaactgagatcatgccactgcactccagcctcggtgacagagagagacttcatacaaaaaaaaaaaaaaattatatatatatatataaaaatatatatatatataaaatatgtgtgtgtgtgtataatatattttgtttttgtagaactgggattttgccatgttgcccaggctggttttgaactcttggcctcatgtgatctttccacctcggcctcccaaagctctgggattacaggcatgagccactgtgacaggCTATTGGTCCCTTTTTACAAGTGACTTGCCAGAGGGTACTCAGCTGGTGCACTGGCAGagtaggatttgaacccaagacaAGAACCATGTTCTTTCTCaaatcacaccacacacacgtgTTCAGGAACCcagggcgggggagggggggggtTGTTCTGTTCCCCTAGTGAGACCCTGCACCAGGTGAAGACCCAGACTTGGCTCCTCTACCAGGGACCTGCTCTGAGCCCTGAGGCAACAAAGTGTGTTTGACATTAACCACTGACCACCCTCACCTCACTCAGGTGCTGTCTTTGAAGTTGTTCAAAGGCCCTGTTTATCGATAGAACGTAGAGCCTTGGGAGTAGGTGACCTGTCCCAGGTGGTGACCCTGGTTTTTATTGATGAGGCTCTTGGGCGTTAGCAACTCTCTCCCAAGAGCAAAGAAGATGGGTGCTGGTAAGAGTGTGTGGACCACACGGTGGGAGGCTCATGTATGCTTTGTATAATCTGAGTGACCCCAACAGGGGAGTCACACCTTGAGCTCTTCTCAGCTGACACCACGGGGCAGTGTGAGGCCCTCAGACCTGGGTGTCTGAtggacctgagtttgaatccttgCTTTGCCCattcccagctgtgtgactttatttAAGCCATGGAACAGTTCTgtgtcagtttccttatctgtaaaacgggaaggaggccgggctcagtggctcacgccgatagtgccagcacttgggaggccaaggcgggtggatagcttgagtacaggagttcaagaccagcctggacaacatggcgaaaccctagctctattaaacaaacaaatttttaaaattggctgggcgcagtggctcatgcctgtaatcccagcacactgggaggctgaggcaggaggaacatttgaggtcaggagttcaagaccagcctggccaacctggtgaaatctcgtttctattaaaaatacacaaaaaaaaattagctgagcgtggtggtgcatgcctgcagtcctagctactcgggaggctgaggcaggagaatcacttgaacccgggaggtggagattgcagtgagccaagattgtgccactgcactccagtctgggcaacagagcgagactccatctctcagagaaaaaaacaaacaaaaaaaagactaaaaaatccatttaacagatgaggcacaagagtttaaataattttctctgaaaaaattagctgggtgtggtggtgtgcgccttgtagcaccagctacttgggaggctgaggcaggaggatcgcttgaacctggaaggcggaggttgcagtgagctaagagagcactattgcactccagcctgggtgactgggtgagactctatctcaaaacaaaacagaagccaacaaacaaaaaaacaggaaaggaaaTCGGACCAGCCTTACAGGGGTatcttgaggggaaaaaaaattgccCATTTCTGCAAAGCGCCTTGCCTGGTGCTAGGAACATGGTAGATGGTTCCTTAGAGTGCATGAGGATGGGGTCACCAAGGATAGGGCAGTGTGTGAAGAGGGCTCGGGACAAAGCCCTGAGGAACCCTAGTATTTCGGGGTAGGCTAGAAGACAAGCCCATACAGCAAATAGAAAAGCAACGGCCGGAGCAGCAGAAGGGAAGCTGGGAGAGTCGGTCAAGGAAGGGTGAGCAGTCGTGCACCGTCCAGCCAAGACGGCCAGAGAGGTGGGCACAATGAAGTGTCCTTGGCTTTGACAACAAGGAGGGCTCTGGTGGCCACGGTGGAGGAGTGGGGACAGGGCCAGAGCACACTGAGCTGATGAGTGGGTAGGAGGTGAGGAAGAGGAGATGGAGAAGTTTGCTGAGAAGAAAAGCTTCATGGGAGAACCAAAGTGTCCTTTACACATGTCAGAAATCAATTATTTAGAATGCTCCAGCTGTACCTAATTTTCACTGTTTTGAAATCAATCTTAGTCCAACCTCATTAGAAAAGCTGGAAGGGCTCTAAGCCCTCTAAGAGCTAGAAGGAACTGAGGAGGTCCCCCCATCCAGGGCTGGCCCTCCTCCCATCTCTCACTGGGACCCCATCCTTATGGGGGGTGGAGTGGATGATTCATTACTATCTAGCATGCTCTTTAAATATATTCACTAGGGGAAAGATCAGCCTAGTTTGTTAACCTCAATTCCAacagcaaaggtgactcttcAAAGCATGGTGAAGCCTGGGGTAGGGGCCTCCTCCCAGACCCACATTCAAATCCTGTTTCATGGGCCCCCCAAAGTGTGATCGTTTCAGCATCACAGCAGGAAGAGGAAGGCCTGGGAGGCAGGAAACCTGGTATGGAGGCCCCAGCTCTGCTCACTTGCTGTGCAAACTAGGGCCAGCCCTTCCTTTCCCtcagacctcagtttccccttatTCGGGATAAGGGGTAGACAGGGGCGATTCTAAGGGTCCTGCCAGCTCTGACATTTCAGCATGTGGATATCTATTCTAAAGTCCTTTAAACAGTTAAGTCCAATTCTCCAGATGGAAAACAGGTCCAGAAAAGGCCTAGTCTCCagttccctcccttctcccttcaaACACGTCTTACTCTCTAGAGCAAGATTTCAGGCCTGAAATATGGCTTCCCAATTACCTAAGGATGAAGCCTCAAATCTTCGGCCTGGCATTTAAAACACTTCGTAATCTTGTTTTACCCAACCTCACTTCCCATTCTTAGGCCTCTCTTCTCACCATCTCCCAGGTCACTGCCAAGCCTTTGCCCATGTTGTACCCCAGGCCTTAATCTTTTTCCTGACTCTCCTTCAAGATCTAGCTTATCCCTGTGGGCTGAGCatgcagtagatgctcaataaaattCTCAGCGAGCCCAAGGCCCCCTCTCCTGCACTGCCCTTGGCATGTTGAAGTCAAGTTGGGGCCTTGTTTTAATCAACATTTTCCTAGCTTGTCGGGcagcccagcccagggcctggcacaaggGACCCTCAGCATCCAATACCAGCCAGGATTGGGAGGGGCTCAGTGACCAGCCAGTTGGGCCACCCCAGCTCTTTGCCACAAGACAAAGTTCAGCCTGGGTTTTGGACTCAGATCCTGGCCCCACCACTTACAGGCTGTGTAACCCTGAGCAAGTCACCAACCTCAGGTTCCACATTTTAAATATGGGGAGACCAGCTGTGCCCACTGTGGGCTGGGTAGTGAGGATTAAAAAAGAGAATGCTTGTACGGGACTAGCACTGGGCTGGCTCCTAATGTGTCCTGAATATTACTTGTCCCAGCCTGGCCACCCAGTCCCCTTCTCTGGTGGAAGGCACAGCCTGACCAAGGCTACGTCTCAGGTTGGGTTcgattgtgtgtgtctgtgtggcgGGGCTGTCCCCGAGGGTCGGACTCGATCCTGCCCAGACCAGTACAGACCAACGCACAAGGTGTGGCCCAGCAGAACCCATGGACAGGCAGGGCTCGGGGAGGCGGGACGGCTGGGGCGGGACTGGGCTGACCCGCCCCTCGGGGCACGCGGCCTCCCGGCTTCTCCGCCGGTAGGTTTGCTTGCTTTTGGGGCCCTTCTCAAGCCAGATCTCTAACGTGGATGGAGTGGCGCGTTTCAGGGTGGGGCTATGACAATGCACTGCCTGTGCAGCCGCCATCACCGCGCCCCCTCCTCCGGGTCCGCAGTCTCCTGCCCGGCTTTCCCTTCTCCACCTCCATCTCTGCGGCGGTAAAATGCAGCACTCGCAGAGCGCCTGCGCGGCTTTCAggccgggcggcggcggcggtggctaTTTATAGTAGGTGACGTCACCTTGAAATAGACCGTTAGGGCCGGCCCGCCCTTCCCCCCTCCCACTCCCGCCGCTCCCCGACGCCCGGCCTGGCCAGTCTCACTGCGCAGGCGTCGTCCCGTCCTCCCATCCCCCAGCGCGGCCGCCTCTCCTCCCTCGGCGGTGTCCGCGGCGCGAGCCACAGCGCGCGGGGCGAGCCAGCGAGAGGGCGCGAGCGGCGGCGCTGCCTGCATCCTGCAGCCTCTGGCCGGCCGGCGAGCCAGTGCGCGTGCGCGGCGGCGGCCTCCGCAGCGACCGGGGAGCGGACTGACCGGCGGGCGGGCTAGCGAGCCAGCGGTGTGAGGCGCGAGGCGAGGCCGAGCCGCGAGCGACATGGGGGACCGGGAGCAGTTGCTGCAGCGGGCGCGGCTGGCCGAGCAGGCGGAGCGCTACGACGACATGGCCTCCGCCATGAAGGCGGTGAGCGCGCCGGGAGCCCGGGCGGCTGGCCTGGGGGGCCTGGCGTTGGGGAGGGACGGGGATGGCCGCGGGCGGCGTTCCCCTCCCGGCCATGGGCGACCCGACGACCCGGCTGGGCGtggccgcccgcccgcccttagCCCGCGCTTCCCGCTCCCGCTGGGCGCCCCGCCACTTCCTGAGGCTGGGCCCGGGGTGGGGGATCCGGGAGGGTGCAGTTCGGGATCGCGAAGGCAGCCCCGGGAGTGGGGCGGGCCGGTCGGGGTCGCCACATCTTAGTTCGGAGCCCGGGCGGAGGCAGAGGGTGCCCTAGGGGACGCGAAGGAGCCGCATTCCTCCTTCTAGAGCGTTTCACCGGACCCGGGGGCCCCCCCTCTCGTCTTCCTCCGTTCCCCAACTTGGAATAAAGAATCACCTAGTGAGTGGCGCCCTGTCTCAGCTGGTTTTCTCTGCCACAACCTGAAGTCTGTAATTCCGATCTGTTTTGCTCTGCCCGTTCGAATTGTTCTGGTTCCATCTTCCCACGCCTGGGGGTCTGGCTTTGTGTGCGAAGACCCCTTTCCTGCAGTCTAGGCGTGGACGGGGGCGGGAGAGTGGGCGGAGGGTGTGGGGCCCCACTCCACAGCCCCAGGTTTGCTGCTGCGCTGTCTGCTTGGAGATTAAAATGAAACGTGACTTCTAGGTGAGACGAATCTGTGTGCCTTTGCATTCCTGAGACCCTCATAAATCGATTCTGCAGCTTCTCCGGTGGAAGAGTCGTGCCCAGCCACACCCTAGCAAAATACTGTGGGTCACACACAACCTGCATTTCTGAGTTCCGGTTACCATCTCACTCACTCTCCACGTTATTTTACGTTTTCTGTAAATGAATATTTCCTCTCCCTgcgtcaaggtcacacagtggtaGAACTGCAACTGCGACCACCAACCTGCTATGTTCAGTGTACAACCTCCTGAGACCTGGGAGGATCCCGTTGAACTCCGCCTTAGACCTATAGGTTCAGAAATTCGGGCGGTGAGACTCAGACATCTGCATTGTAACCAGCTCTCACAGGCGATTTTTAGCTGGCTTAAGTCTGAGAATTACTGCCCATGATTATAGTAAATGTATCCTTTGCTGGCCTTTTGGAGGGAGTTCCGCAAAAACTGCCAATACAAAGGCTCCCTAAAATCTTAAGTCATTTGGAAAGCTCATTTGAAGGCTTTTGATGTTAATATCAGATGAAATATGTAGTTGGGGCCAATATTTAGGATTGTTCAGGTAAGAAAGGTACTTGAAGAGTTTCCTTTCCTCTGATGTCCTTGTTACACACATAACTGGGTGTGTTTGGAAACCAGCAACAGCTCGTATGTTGATTTGTTGGTGATCTTGACTTGAGCGCTATTAGCATGCTGTTGTGGTGAGGCAGGTTTTCTTACAAACCGGGGGACGGTCTAGGTCTGGAGGCTGAACTTTATGTAATTCAGGGGgtcctttaaaagaaaatctaaaatataattttgcatattttacaaaaatgggaCTGACGAATGCATTTCCTTGGAAGGACCCTGAACCTTAATTTTCTTTGGGATAAAGCTGCTTCTGTCCACAGCAGGTCACACTTAAGCCCCTCCTCCCCAGTAACTGAGTGGTGCTGGGATTATGCAGGCTGAGGCCTCTCCACACATTTTCATGAAGTGGTTGCTCACCCTCTAAGTGAGACGTAAAGACTGCAGTATTAGGAGCCCTTTGGGAAATAAGTGtggtgaaaagaaaggaaggacaaGGTTTAAAGGAAGGGGAAATGGAGGTTAAGGAAAAATGGCTAGAAGGTGTGTTCTGGAACAATCAGAAACCTGAGGCAACTTGAAATGGGGGAAAAAGGCAAGAATGGAGAGATGTTACCAGAACGAAATCTAGTTTGAGCAGAGAAAAAGACTGGCTTTCTAGTAGGCTTGTAAAATGCTTTCCTGCAGCAAGCTACTTGTGTCTGTAGATCTTCTCTGGAGGGTTAAGGTAGTCTTTTGTAAACCGAAGGAATCTATATTTGAAATAATGAGTTGGAAAAGCCACCCAGCATAGAAGAGTCAATCCAAGCCTTAATTCTGCCATCTCAGAATGGTGATAAACCGTTTCTCCCCCATCATCTAAATGGAATATACTGTGCTTATAGatatattctttaaaagaaaaaaaaagaatatattggaAGGGACTGGCAGGGGTCACTTTCCCTGCTGAATTGGTGTTTGTAGATTAAATTCTTAATGTTACTGGGATGACTCAGTCTCTATATTATTAATCTCATTAGCCTTAACTAAGGCTTTTGGAAAGGGTGTAAGTTTCAGTAACCCTCTGGGTTTACCTGGGCTTTCTTCAGGGCTGTGGAAGGGCAGGTAAGTAGGCTGCTGTAGGGAGGATGGAGCAGGACACGTGTTGAGGATATATTCTGATGCCACCACTCTGTAACCTTGAAACTTACATCTTGGCTTTAGGTCCTCTGAAGTATAAAACTAGTGATGTTGCTGTTATTAACAAATCAGTTTTGCCTTCAGTCTTCTaacttgttttctgtttccttcataaTTAAAATGCTCACTTGATAATACTGGCTTCCTGTAATGATTGATGTTCCTTATTCTACCAGCGTCACCTGGAGGACAGTGTTGGTAAGCTTGAAGAAAAATCGTGCATATTGGAAACAATGGTCTTGCCTCAAACCTGTTGAGAACTTCTCTTCCCTGCTTCTCTCCATAATTTGAAGAAGCAAGAAATGTTTCTGAAGTGAAGCATAAAGGAGTATCTTCAAGCTCTCTCTATCTCATACCTACCAGCTTGCATAGAGTATAATAGTCGGAAGAAATATTGTGAAAGATTCTGGAACCTAAGTCCTTTATAAGCTAGGCAATTCTAGGCTACACAGTTCGTAGTTTCTGTAAGTACCGTTTGATAACTTAAATAAACCTATAAAGTGGGATTAAATGTTAGTCTAGGAGACTAAGTGATttaaggaaagagggaaaataacCAGATAGATTTCTGGTGAATATTCATAGATAGACATAATTTCATCATGTATTATGGCCCTAAGTCatctattttatattaaaacatagATGGTAACTGTGAAGTTATCAAATGTAAAAATTACTGGGCTAGCATGGTGTTTTAACACTGATACACCAGTTGATTACAGTGTTGACAGAAAACGGGCAGAAACACGTTTAAAGTAcctacagaatatatatatatgtatatatatggaaatctttttttttaatcagtgttGACCAGGTTGGCCTACGAACGTGTAGCCTCGCCTCCCCGAGTGCCAGGGCAACCGGCCTGAGCCATAGCGGCTCCCTAGAAATCTTAAGTGCAGGAAACAAAACTACAGTTTACGGAAACAGGAGTCGGAGAGGAGGGGCACTTGACCCAACCGCTGGCAAAAGGCTGTTATTGCAACAGCTGTGAGATTCTGGGAAGTGGGGAAATGAGCA
This genomic interval carries:
- the LOC129023570 gene encoding LOW QUALITY PROTEIN: putative uncharacterized protein YWHAH-AS1 (The sequence of the model RefSeq protein was modified relative to this genomic sequence to represent the inferred CDS: deleted 1 base in 1 codon) — translated: MVPTGWAGVGGAVMHGPGKLEKAVPSPQALDFLSVKWEAAMMNGKVPFFFSFESLGYLATGRPADNVMTTQEDTTGLLQKTSLWTMSRPGAKKVMNSCFIAGRGPAVCYYALSWLRQGFSIALTSFGRIPWPQAGVGTCPSPQSWVSPFLQPHRKHHYAKTSSRSQPSPQSLALCLAYSRCSVNICQMTECISPASGRHQALREPGGSGESFWIPATPYISNIFSES